The genomic segment ATTTTTCCAAGGGTCAGTGTTTCGTGAGGTCGGACAATTGCCGGCAGAAGAGACACGTTGGGGTGGATTGAACCGGCCGGTGtgtgttttttggggggcagcattttggggTGAATTAGCACCATTTCTAGGGGATACAACTCAGGCGCTGAAATTAACAAGGAGCCATATTTTGGGGGGTGTCtgagctctgcccccagctcagaTAATTCGGGGGTGAAATCAACAAGGATTTGTCTCTGTCAGAGGAAAGGATATTTTGAGGTTCTGTTAGCCCTGGCGCCGGTGGATAGAATTGGACCTTGACAACACACTTCCCGACTCGCTGAAGGACTAGTATTTTGGGGCGAAggaccccaggcccagcagagacGACTGAGGGAGATTCGGATCTTTGGGTGACAGCAGCTGCCAGCGGGACTGAAGTTAACCCAGACGCGGAGGAAATTCGTGGCTATTGTGGGGTGAAGGGTCCCTGATACCGCAAAATCGAGGAGCTGGCGTCTGGTTCTGGGGAGCAGCACGGGACCCTGAACTAACCAGGTGTTTGTGGAAGGCGGCTTTAGAGGGGAAAACGCCCCAGAGTTAGTTTCGGGGAGACCGGTGCGTtggagaggggagctggctggtCTCCCAAGGTCTGGCCCCCTcactgctccctccacccccccacactccagtGCTGATTTTATTTGGGGTGCTGGATTTTCACCGGTTTCCCCCATGTCCCTAAACAGAGCCAAGGCCTGGCTGACAAAACTGCGCTGGTGGGGGCCCGAGGCAGGAAAAGAGGGCGGGCTGACGGAGGCCCCCCGGAAATCCCAGCGATGGGGCGCCCAGCGCCTCCTGGCTCTGATAGGATGGGGACGCGCCGAGGATCCGGGCCCTGCCCCAGGAGAGAGCCTCTTCTCTAGGGTCTCCCAGGTCCCTCAGTATCTGTCCCCCCACCAGCCGCCAGCCGACGTCCCGGAGCATTTCCAGATCTGTTTCAACTTCTCCCGGCACCTCTTTGACCTCTGCGTGGTGACTCTGCTCTGTGCCTGCTCCCCGGCTTTCCGGCTGCTCCTGGATATTTTGGGGTTCAGGGGGCCCCTGAAAGTCTGGCTCCACGGGCTGGCCACTTTCCTTGTCACTACCTACGGGATGTACCTGGCCCTGTGGCTGGTCCAGAAATACCTGCTGCAGTTTGCCTGCCTCTACGGCTTCCTGCAGACGCTGGTGCTGTGCGTGAGCATCCGGGCCGccgaggaggaggggcagagcgAGGCGGACCCGGGGGGTGTGGACCCTGACGgtggggcagaggcagagagGACGGAGTGACAGCCCCACCCCTCCGCCTCGCACCTCAGCAATAAACCTCAGAGTCACCAGCGCCTGGGTGAGCGTGCGAGGACCAAGCACCGCCCACCTTCCACGCGGAGACACGAGACTCCACCCCCGGCACTATGGGGGTGAGGGCACCAAGACTTAGCCCTGCCCCCCTTGGGTACAGAGACATGAGACTCCACCCCCAGGCACTTGTGCGACGGGGTGgggaactggctggctcaggagttTGGGGGTGTCTGCGGGGGATCAGAACCACTACAGGGAAGGAACCAATCAGAACCACTGGGATCCAGCCAAGCTGCGAGTGGATCTGCCGGGGGAGAGGGAAGTGGATCGGAACTGCTCTGGATCAGGGAGGACGAAGGGATTTGGGACCACAGGGAAGGGAGAAATGGGGGGTGGGCAGGATCCGGGGGGTCAGAACCAAGGGAGTGGATCTAGCTG from the Gopherus evgoodei ecotype Sinaloan lineage unplaced genomic scaffold, rGopEvg1_v1.p scaffold_78_arrow_ctg1, whole genome shotgun sequence genome contains:
- the CUNH6orf47 gene encoding uncharacterized protein C6orf47 homolog produces the protein MSLNRAKAWLTKLRWWGPEAGKEGGLTEAPRKSQRWGAQRLLALIGWGRAEDPGPAPGESLFSRVSQVPQYLSPHQPPADVPEHFQICFNFSRHLFDLCVVTLLCACSPAFRLLLDILGFRGPLKVWLHGLATFLVTTYGMYLALWLVQKYLLQFACLYGFLQTLVLCVSIRAAEEEGQSEADPGGVDPDGGAEAERTE